CAGATCACCCACCGCCCAGAGCGATATCGAGCATTCACCATCGCCCTCGATCCGGCATTCTGGATCTGTTCCCAGATATTGGGTTGCCACGTTCGGTGGTGGTGGTCAGCGGCCGACGGCAAGGTCGAGGCCAGGTGTTTGCCGTTCGGTCTCGTTCCGTTCGGTTTGGCGTTTGGCGATCTGCCAGGCGACCCGAGCAGCAACATCACGGCTGGGTGGGGGCGGACCCAACGGATCCACGTCGTCGGTGAGGGTCGGCCCTACATGGTCGATAGCGGCGGACTGGGTCGAACCACGTTTGAGCGTAGCGGTGAGCCGCTCGAGGGCATCGTGGTGACCCGTGTGGGTGAGGTGGGTGCACTGTTCATCAGCCGGTCCGACGTTGGTGAGGTAGAGGGTGTTGGTTTGCCGGCCGCGGCTCATCGCCACATAGGCCCATTCGCGGTCGGTGGTCCCGTCGATGAGGACGAAGGTGCGGCCGGTGGTGACGCCTTGGGCTTTGTGACCGGTGAGGGCGTAACCGTATTCGACGTGGCCTTGGTCGAGGTACCAGGCGGGCAGGTTGCGGGTTTCGGGGTCCCGGTCGAGTTGTACGGTGAGCGTGCCGTGGTTTGGGTCGGCGGAGACGACCGTGGCGAGGTCGCCGTTGAGTACCCCGAGCCGGGTCTGGTTCTGGCGGCACAGGATCCGGTCCCCAGCCTGGAACACTCTTTCCCCTACCTCGAGGGCGGGTCCGTGGAGCCGGTTGGATGCAGCGAGTTGGGTGCGGGCCCTTTCGTTCAATTCGGTGACAGTGTTGTTGTTGTGGGTGATGAGCAACCCCGAGGTGAGGTCACCGGTGGCTGTGACATGGCGATACCAGTCGGTTACAGCGCGTCCCGTGGTGTCGTCTTGGTTCTGTCCGATGATCACCCTGCCCCGCTGTCGATACGCCTCGATCGCCTGATCCGTTGATCCATCTCGGAGTTCGGTGAGAGCAGCCCGCTCCCATTCGTGTTGCTGACGGATGTTGTCAGTCAGCTCAACTGCCGGGAGCCGGTTGGCGAGGACCCGGAACAGGCCACCGGCGTCGATCTCGGGTAGCTGACGATCGTCACCGATCAGGATCAGCTTCCCTTCGGCCTGTTCGACCAGGTCGGCGATGGAGGCGAGTTGGCGGGTGCCGACCATCCCAGCCTCATCAATTACCACTATCGCACCGTGAGGAAGACCGTGGTCTTTGGATTCGCCGATCAGTCGGGTGAGGGTGACCGAGGGGATCCCGGTGGCTGCTTGGAGACCGGCGGCGGTCCTACCGGCCAGCGCCCCACCCAAGATCGGGGTGCCGGTGATGGTGGCGAGCTGGCCGATCACTTCCATCACCGCGGTTTTGCCGGTCCCGGCTGGTCCTATTCCGATGTCGATGGTGTTGGTGGAGGTGGCGAACCGGCGGACCATTTCCCGCTGCCCGTCGGTCAGATGTCGGTGGCGTCGCAGACGTCCCTCCACGAGACGGTGGGGTGCGGTCCATCGACCGGCACCCACTCCGGAGATAGCCTGTTCGATGATCCGCTGCTCGGTGACCAACAGCTCGGTAGTCGTGTAACGGTGTTCGTGACTGATACCGGGGAAGAGTGTTCCGTCCCGGCGGCGCATCATCCGGCCGGTTGCTTCTGCTTCGGTCAGGACATCAAGCCGGTCACGCTCGACATCGATAGGACCGTCGAGTTCCTCAGCCTGTTCGGCAATATGGGTTGGTAGGAGCGGCACAACCTCCCGGGTGCGCAGGAAGGTTTCGGCGAGGTGCTCGATCTGGTTGCGAGTGCCACCTTCTGGCAAGGCGGCTGCCACTTCTTTGACTACCTCGGCCCGCCCGAAGGTGGAGACCCGTTCGGTGAGCCCCTCCGCCGATGCCAACCGGTCGAACAGCACCTCTGTGTCAATCGGGGTGACTTCCCGACTCGCACCCATGAGTCGGGTGATCTGGTTGGGGGTGAGACCCACCTCGACGGCCCGCTCCAACCATTCGACCTCCAGGTCGGTGAGCGGATGATCCCGTTTTGGGGCACGGGTGGCCAGCACTGCTACCTGCCGGGCCGCCGCCGTGCCGGGGAGGCCTTGTTCTTGGCGCCAGGTTTCGAGCTGGTGCCGGCGCCGGGAGAACGCCTCGATCTGCGGGCGGGTGAACCCTTCGATATCGGCCATCCCGTTGGATACCGGCTGCCAGCACACCCCCAACCGCTGTGTCAACTCCCGCCTGAGGACCGCTTCGTGAAGGTAACCGGCGGCGAGCTGATACCGATACAACAACCGGCCGTCCACCGTCCGCCATACCCCATCTGTGCCTTTGACCTTGTTGGCGACCACCACATGGGTATGGAGCTGAGGATCATCCGCGCGGGAAGTGAACTCGGTGAACGAAGCCGCCACATACCCCGACGTGGGGATCGGCCAGGTCACCACCCGAAACCGAGGTGATCCGTTCTCATTGAGCACAGGATGGCCGTTGTCATCGAGCACCGGAGTTCTGGAGGCGCCTCTGGTTGACGACGCCACCGACTCCAAATACCCCAACGCCTGGGAGGTTGCTTCCTCGAACGCCTCCAACACCTGCTGGCGGGTCTGCTCGTCGCCGAGGGCCCAAAGGAGCGACACCGACTTGTCCGCCGAAAAGGTCACATCCCACGCCGCCACCCCATCGCGCCGCAAACTCCGACCCAGCCGCTCCCCGGTGGCGGGGTGTTGACCGTCGAACAGGCGGACCAAACCCTCCGCCGACACCGACCCCGAAAGGCCCAACTCGGCAGCGCCGTTCCCGCGCCACCGCCCGGTGGCGGTACCACCCCGCAGGTAATAGTCCTCCCCAGGTGAGATCTCCCCCAGCTTGCGCAGGTAATAATCCTTGGCGGCCTTGGCCAAACTCAACACCCCCCACCCCCAAAGCGGTAGACCAGTAAGCCAGAAGCAACTCGTTGCAGATGCGTGTGTCGAAGAGGAAGAGCGGTCTCCAGGTGGCAGGTTCTGGCGGGGTCATCTCGGTCAACAGGGTGTTGCTGGTTCGGGTTCTCCGATCGAAGACTTCGACCTACCTCCGGTGGTGGGTGCGGGCTGTTGTTGGATCCGCGGCGTTCAGTTGTAGATGGCCGCGGCCATTCATGCCGTTTCCCCTTGCCCCGAGTCGATGGTTTGCCGCCAGGTGACACCGCCCGGACGGCCCCGCAGATGGACAGGCGTCCGTCGGTGGCGTCTCCTCGATCTGGGATGCTGGTGTTCTTGGGTTGCGGGTCCATGTCTCGCGCATCGCACACCCCCACCCTCTCAAACCAATCGCAGAAACCCTCTCAAACCAGTCGCAGAACCGCTCGCAAACCAGTCGCAGAACCCCGAATACCCTTACGCGACCAGGGTTTCTTTGAGCTACCGACAAACCGAAAAGAATCCGTCTCACGGCTCCTCCTGCCAGCGTTGGAGGGTTACCGACAGGATTTTTGGAGGGTTACTGACAGGGTTCTTGCGATCCTGTTGAGAGGGTGCCAACCCAACATGTCGCCATGGAAACACTCGATCAGCTACTCACCGTCCAACAACTCGCCGACTACCTCGGAGTGCCGGTTGCCACCCTGTACCAATGGAGGTGGCGTGGAGAGGGCCCACCGGGTTTCCGGGTGGGCAGGCATGTGCGATACCGCTGGGGCGACATCAAGGACTGGGTTGACCGCCAGCTCCAGGATCTCAAGCAGTGAGCAACTGTCAGTCTGAACCTGTAAGTTCGGAGATAAGAGACAACCGCGCACAGACAATCGGCGATGAAGTAGCCGCCGCATGACTGGGCATTTGGGACGGCTGCAGGAAACAGGGAGGTCGCATGGTGCAAAGCGGGACCAATCCCTCAGGCCACATAGAGCGACGTGGCGACACGTGGCGTGTGGTCGTCGAAGCCGGCCACGACCCTGCCACCGGACAGCGGCGGCGGATCGTCCGATCAAGCTTCAGCTACCACGAGGCTCGCCGCGAGCTTCGACGAATCCTCACGGATCTGGAGGAGCAGACCTACATCGAGCCCTCCAAGGCGAGCGTGGCCGGCTATTTAGTCGATTGGCTACGGGGCCACGCCATGGTGGCCGCCGAGAACACCCTCGAGGTGTACGGCCATCAGATTCGAGCCTATGTACTTCCCTACATCGGCGCGATCTTGCTTCAGAATCTCACGCCGACCGACCTCGACCAGCTCTATGCGACGCTACTACAAAGCGGCCGAAGGGACGGCAACGGTCTGGCTCTGAAGACGGTTCGCAATGTCCACGTGATGCTGCACCGCGCCTTCGAGGACGCGGTGGAACATGACCGGATCAGACGGAATCCGGCCGCCCGGGCCAAACCCCCCCACCTCCAGAAGAGCACGCAAGCCGGTAGCGCAGCGGTACACATGGAGCCGGCAGGAAGCGGAGGCATTTCTCACCTACCTTGCCGACCACCGTCTCCGAGCCTTGTATACCCTGGTCCTCACCACCGGCCTCCGCCGCTCCGAGGTGCTCGGCGTGTCGTGGGATCGAGTGGAGCTCCAGGAGGGACATCTGGCGGTGGTGCAAGCCTTGGTGGAGGTGAATAGTCGACCGAAACTGAAACCCTTCCCGAAGACCGATCACTCCCGGCGGCGTATCGCCCTCGACGTCGCGACGACCCGGGAGCTGCGGGCTCATCGGAAGCGCCAAGTTGCGGAACGGTTGGCTTGTGGAGACGAGTATGACGACCACAACCTCGTCTTCGCCGAGGAGGACGGATCTGCCATCCGGCCTTCGACACTCTCCCGGAGCTTCGCCCGCCTGGCTTCTGACGCCGGGCTACCCGATCTGAGCCCCCGGCCCTTCCACGGGCTGCGGCACACCTACGCGACTCTGGCTCTGGAGGCGGGCGTACCGATCGAGCTCTTGTCGAAGCGCCTCGGTCACGCCTCGATCGCAACCACCGCCGACCTCTATCAGCACGTCACAAAAAGCCTTGATCGGGACGCAGCACAGGCGGTGGCCGACCTCATCTTCGGTGGTTCCTAAGAGCTGCGGGCACCTAATCGGGCACCTAAAGGCCAGACTGTCGTCTCCGGTGAGGGGGCGCAGAAGCCAGAAACCCCAGTTGACCTGGGGTTTCTCTGGTGTCGGAGGGGGGACTTGAACCCCCACGCCCTATTAGGGCACTAGGCCCTCAACCTAGCGCGTCTGCCAATTCCGCCACTCCGACGTGGACGCGGCAGTATAACCCCGGTCGTTCAGCCGCCGGACCTGTGCCACAGCGCCGCGTTCCAGGTATCGGGGAAGGCGCCGACATGGTCGAAACCCTCAAACGTTGCCACCCATACCGCCGCCGCATTGGGTGCCGCGAACATCGGCACCACCACTACGTATTCGGCCAGTGCCGCGTCGATCGCCTCGAGTTCTGCTCGAAGCTCTTCGAGATCGAGGATGGCGTCCAGCCCGGCGATCCGGGTCTGAAGAGCGGCTGCGATGTCGGAGAGAGCGGACCCTTCAGCGCCCCACCGGTAGAAGTTGTACCCGTCATTTTCGGGAAGAGTGAGGAAACGATCTTGCAGATCGACGACGGCGCCCACCGGACCGGGGGTAGCCCGCCAGGCCCACTCACCGATATCAAACTCCCCCGGCAAGACACGGTCGCGAAAGAACTCCCCCACTTCGAGGAGTTCGATATCCACGGACAAACCGGCACCAGCCAGTCGTTGCAGGAGCGCGCCGGTGATCTGCGTTCTCTCCAGGCTGGCGGAGGTGGAGAAGGCCACCGCCGCGTCTTCCCGGCTGAGGTCTTGCTGCGCGGTTGCCAGGAGATCCGCCTGCTGCTCTTCATCGACCGCGTAAGCCGCCCATCCCGAGGAGGAAGCAGCGGGCCAGGACACGCCGACCACGGTGTCAAGAACCCCGACCCGGTCGACGAACACATCCGAGACAATGGCCTGGCGGTCGAGTGTTCGCGCTACGAACTCCCGAAATGCCGGCGACTCGTTCATAGATACCGGATTGGCTGCAAAACGTCCTTGACCGAACTGGAAGGCGATGTGCTCGTACTCGGGTCCTTCTGCAACCTGCAGATCTACGGCCGGCGAAGCATCGAGTTCGCCGAGCACCTCTGAATCTGGTGCGATCAAGGCGGCATCGACGGTCCGCAGGCGGAACGCAGCGAGGAGCGCAGCATCGCTGGTGAAGAAGCCAACCTCCACGGCGTCGAGATACGGAAGCGGGTCTCCGAGACCGTCGACCTTGCCGTAGCCGTCGTTCCGTACAAAGCGCGCGCTTCTCCCGACTTCCCATGATTCGAACCGGAACGGTCCTGCACTCATCCAGGTGGTTTCTTCCCAATCCCGGCCGAAATCGGTTCCCTCTACTTGCGAAACCGGCACGAGGATCGGGAACAACGAGAGAAACCGGATCGTCGGCCGTTCCAGAACCATCGTGACCGACGACGCGGTGGCTTCGACCGATCCGGGAACGATCAGCCCATGAAGAGATCTGAGATCCGGGCGGATCGGCAAAGAGGAATCCACCATCAGGTCGTACGTGAAGGCGACATCGAACCCGGTAACTGCCTCGCCGTTTTCCCAGCGAGCAGCCGGGTCGAGGTCGTAGCGGAGGGTCATCGTTCCGTCTTCGTTGACCTCGATCCCCCCGTTGGCGAGCGTCGGAATCTCGACGGCGGCTTCCGGCTTCGGGTCGTGCGTCTTGGGATCAAGACCGATCAGGCCGATCGTCCACAGTTCCGTGAGCGTCTCGACCACAGGAGCATTTCCGCCCGTGACGAGAGGGTTCAGTGAAAGAGGTTCACCAACGACCCCGAGCGAAGCCTCTCCGCCGGCCGGCACGGGCAGGGACACCGTCGTCGAAGTCGGAACAGACCCCACTGCAGTCGGGGTCGAAGGCTTTGAGGTAGCCGTCGTGGAGGTCGAACTGGAGGCTTGATCGTTGTTTTCGGTCAGCTGGGGAATGAATATCCAGAGAACCGCGACCCCGATGGCGACGAGCCCGATGATTACTAGGGCAATGATCCGGCGCATGCCGGGACCTCGTTCGGTTGGTTCCACCTAAATTAGACGCTAGCCGAGGAGCCAGGCGAGCAGCATCGTCGTGATCGCGAACACCACCCCAATTATGACGGTGAGGCGATCGAGATTACGTTCCACGACGGTGGAGCCGCCCAGGCTCTGCGGTGCGAATCCTCCACCGAACATGTCCGAGACGCCACCACCGCGTCCGGCGTGCAGCAGGATCATCGCGATGAGCGCCAAGGACACGATCACATGGACGACTACGACGAATATTGTCATGGAGTTGAATCCTTCTCGTCGGCACCCGACGGGTGCAACGGCCGCCACAGTATGGAAGCGGGCCCGGTCGAAAGCAAGTTCTGCCCCATCATCCTGCCTGCTTGGCCACGGCTTCTGCAGCCCTGGCGGCCGCCTCGGGATCTCCCAGGTAGCCCGAGTTGATCCTGGCCAGATCGGCGTCCAATTCGTAGACGAGCGGGATCCCGGTCGGGATGTTGAGCATGGGAATCTCCTCGTCGGAGACGCCGTCGAGGTGCTTCACCAGTGCCCGGAGGCTGTTCCCGTGAGCCGCCACCAGGACCCGTTTGCCGTCCCGGAGGTCCGGCACGATCTGGTCGTGCCAATAGGGCAGCATCCGCGCCACAACGTCTTTCAGACATTCGGTGGCAGGGAGCAGGTCGGGCGCCAGCCGGGCGTACCGACGGTCGTGAATCGGGTGGCGTTCGTCGTCCAGATCGAGGGCGGGCGGTGGAACGTCGTAGCTGCGGCGCCACTCGAACACCTGCTCTTTGCCGTGACGCTCCGCCGTCTCCTTCTTGTTGAGGCCCTGGAGCGCCCCGTAGTGCCGCTCGTTGAGTCGCCAGTGCCGCTTGACCGGAAGCCAGAGGAGTCCCATCTCCTCGAGCGTGAGGTTGGCGGTGCTGATCGCCCGGATTTGAACCGATGTGTGTACGACGTCGAATGCGAGACCGGCTTCGGACATGAGCCGCCCCGCCTCGACCGCCTCCTGCCGCCCCTGCTCGGTGAGGCCGACGTCGGTCCAACCGGTGAAGCGATTCTCGAGGTTCCAGGTGCTCTGACCGTGACGAAGAAGTGCCAGTGTTGCATTGCGACTCATCGGCATCACACCCAGTACCGGACGACCGAAGCAAAGGTATCGGGATCAAGAGAGGCGCCACCGACGAGAGCCCCGTCGATGTCACGCTTGGCCATGAGGCCCGCAATATTGCCGGGATTGACCGATCCTCCGTAAAGGATCCGCAGGTCTTCGGAGGCGTTCCCATACTTCCCGGACACCGTCGTGCGGATATGTCCGATTGTTTCGGCGGCATCCTCGTCACTGGCCGTCCGACCCGTCCCAATTGCCCAGATCGGCTCGTAGGCGAGCACCAGCCCACCCACCTGGGCGGCGTCGAGGCCGGCCAGTCCGTTGACCACCTGACCGGCGACGAACTCGGCCGTCTCGCCCGCCTCTCGTTGTTCCAGAGTTTCTCCCACGCACATGATTGGGACCATGCCGGCGGCGAGAACCGCCTTGACCTTCTTGTTGACCGTGCCGTCGGTTTCGCCGAATAGCTGGCGCCGCTCGGAGTGTCCGACGATCACGTAGCCGACCCGGAGCTTGACCAGCATCGAAGGTGCGATCTCACCGGTGAAGGCACCTTTGTCCTCCCAGTGCACGTTCTGGGCGGCGAGGCCGAACTGCATCTGATCGGCCTCAATTACCGTTTGTACCGAGCGCAGCGATGTGAATGGTGGGGCTATCACCACATCGACCCGCTCGAAATCGGCGACGTCGAGCCGGTAGTGCAGTTTCTGCACCATCTGGATTGCCTCCAGATGGTTGCTGTGCATCTTCCAGTTACCGGCGATCAGATCCTTACGACTCATCTTTCCACCTCTTCAATGCTTGCAGTCCCGGCAATTCCACACCCTCGAGCATCTCGAGCCCGGCCCCTCCCCCAGTCGAGAGATGGGAAACTCCGTCTTCCAGCCCGAGCATCCGCAAGGCTGCGACCGAATCGCCGCCCCCGACCACCGAAAACCCGTCATGGTCGGCCAGCGCCCGTGCCACCGTCTCAGTTCCGTGGCGAAACGCCTCCCACTCGAACACACCCATCGGACCGTTCCAGAACACGCTACCGGAACCGGCGATCACCCTGGCAAACTCGGCGGCCGTGTCTGGGCCGATGTCGAGTCCCATCCAATCGTCGGGGAAGGCGGAGCGCGCCACCACCCGGTGGGAGGTGTCTTCGGCGAATCGATCGGCCACAACGAGGTCGGAGGGCAGTCGCACCCGATCTCCGGAGCCGGAGCTGAGCACGTCGGCTACCTGATCGACCATATGCTCCTCGAACAACGAGTTCCCAATCTCATAGCCCTCCGCCGCCAGCAACGTGAAACACATGCCGCCGCCGATGAGCATGAGGTCGACCTTGGGCAGCAGGTTCTGAATCACGCCCAGCTTGTCCGATACCTTGGCCCCGCCGAGAATCACCGTGAACGGACGCGGCGGATCCGTCATGAGCTTGCCCAGCGACTCGACCTCTGCGAGAAGAAGCGGACCGGCCACCGACGGGATGAACTCGGTGACCCCGACCGTCGACGCATGCGCCCGGTGTGCGGTTCCGAAGGCATCCAGCACAAACAGATCGGCAATGCGGGACAGGTTGGCCGCCAGATCCGGGTCGTTCTTCGTCTCACCCGGTTCGAAGCGGGTGTTTTCGAGCATGAGAACGTCGCCGGGAGCGGAGGCGGCCACCGCCGCCTCTACCGCCGGGCCAACCACTGTGTCGAGTTTCTTGACCGGAAAGCCACCCAACCTGCTCAATGCCTCTGCCACCGGGTCCAAGCGGAACTCCGGTTCGCGTTCTTTCGGTCGACCGAGATGACTCGCAACCACCACGGTGGCACCCGCAGCACGGAGTCGTTCTATGGTCGGCAGTGACGCCTTGACCCGAAAATCGTCGGCAACGACGCCATGATCGATCGGCACGTTGAGATCGGAACGGATCAGCACGCGCCGACCCGACACGTCCACGTCGTCCAGTGTCAGAAACTCGCTCATATCCGTCCTTACCGTCTCGCCAAGGCGGCGAGCACCCTTCCCAGTCGTATCGGATCGTGCTGCGGCCACCCTGCGTCACTGTCGAGCACATTCTCGCTGACGAGATCCCAGCCAAGGGCAAGTGCTTCATCTTCGTTGATTTCGACCGCCTGCAGATCAACCGGAGCTTCAACCGCTCCCCGGTGCGCCACGATTGTACCGGCCCGCCGCAGACCCGACCGCTCGTGGAGGGCCAGCACATGTTGGGCGCCCGTCATATTCAGCGTTTCACCGTCCTGGGTCACGATGTTGAGAACGTATGCGATCGGGGCGGATGACCGGTCGACCGCCTCGATCAGACCTGGAACGATCAGCGTGGACAACAGCGACGTAAACAACGACCCGGGGGCCAGAACGATCTGGTCGGCGCCGCCGATCCGTTCCAGAGCCTGGCGGTTCGCCTCAACGTGCCCCGGTATCAGTTCAAGATCCCGGATCTGGCCTCGTGACTGAGCGATCGCCACCTGCCCCTCGACCGTTTGCCCATCGACCGTGGCCCGCAAGCGCAGGTACTCGTCGGCGGCCGGGATTACGTCACCCTGCGCCTCGAGGGCCGAGCGCGCCACCATCAGGGCGGTGTTGAAGTCCCCGAACACGTCAGTGAGGGCGGCCAGCATCAGATTGCCGAGTGAATGCCCCGCCACATCACCGCGGTCGAACCTATAGGCAAACAACTCCCCCCACAGGGTCGGCTGCGGGGTGAGCGCCAGCAGGCATCTGCGAAGGTCACCAGGCGGCGGAAGATCTAGCGCCTCAGTAAGGCGACCCGAGGACCCCCCATCATCTGCCACGGTAACCACTGCGGTGATTTGCCCGGCGTAGGTCTGGATGGCGTGGAGGGCCTGGGCCAAGCCGTGGCCACCCCCGATGGCGACCACCTTCGGCCCGTCGGGGGCGAGGCCGAGGATCTGCTGTTCGACTGCTGGTTCTGCCCGGTTCATTTCTCGATGTCCCGATGAACCACGTTGACCTCGACTCCGCTGGCCGCGAACCATTCACCGAGCGCTTCGGCGATGGCGACCGAGCGGTGGTGACCGCCCGTACAGCCGACTCCGATGCTCAGATAAGACTTGCCCTCAGCCATGAACCGAGGAACGAGGAACTCCAGCAGGTCCGTCGTCTTGGTCATGAACGCAATCGTGTCGTCGTTGCCCAAGACGTAGTCACGCACGGCTTCATCCCGGCCGGTTTTGGGGCGGAGTTCGGGCACCCAATGCGGGTTGGGGAGAAACCGGACGTCGAACATGAGGTCGACGTCGCGCGGCGGGCCGTGTTTGAACCCGAACGAGCGCACGGTCACCAGCATCGGGCGCTCGCGGTGGCCTGCTCGGAACTCCTCTTCGATCCTCTGCCGGAGTTCGTGCACGTTGTAGTCGCTGGTATCGATGACGAAATCGGCATTGGCCCGAATCTCGCCCAGCAATCGGCGCTCCTCTGCGATCGACTCGTCCAATGTTCCTTCGCGCAAAGGGTGAGGTCGGCGGTTCTCGTCGTAGCGTTTGAGGAGCACCTCGTCGGATGCGTCGAGGAACAGAACCGAGGCGCGCATCTGCTGACCGAGCAAGTCTCGTAGCGGACGCCGCAGTTCGCTGCTGAGCACGCCGCCGCGCACGTCGACGACGACCGCCAGACTCCGGTCGGTGCCCTCGACATCGCTCTGGCGCACAACTTCGGCAATGAGATCCGGCGGCAAGTTGTCGATCACGAAGTAGCCGAGGTCTTCGAGCACCTTGGCGACGGTCGAGCGGCCGGCCCCCGACATGCCCGTCACAATCAGGACGTCTGGTTTGTTCTGCACCATCGGCTTTCCCTCGCGGCACGACCAGTTTCGCAGATTCCGATCGGAGACCCTATCTATCGGCCCGGAGCATGCAGGGCCTCGTGCAAATCTCCTGCAACGGCGGCCGGCACCACCTCGGCGAGTTGTGCTTGGGAAGCCGCCCGCATCTTCTTCAGCGATCCGAAATGGCGAAGCAGGAGCTTCTTGCGGGTGGGGCCGACTCCCGGCACGTCATCGAGGATCGAGTCGATCATTCGCTTGCCGCGCAGATTCCGGTGGTATTCGATGGCGAACCGGTGTGCTTCGTCTCTGACCCGCTGCAGCAGATGCAAAGCCGCTTCGTCGCGCGGAATCCGCACCGGCTCAC
This is a stretch of genomic DNA from Acidimicrobiia bacterium. It encodes these proteins:
- a CDS encoding phosphoglycerate kinase, which translates into the protein MSEFLTLDDVDVSGRRVLIRSDLNVPIDHGVVADDFRVKASLPTIERLRAAGATVVVASHLGRPKEREPEFRLDPVAEALSRLGGFPVKKLDTVVGPAVEAAVAASAPGDVLMLENTRFEPGETKNDPDLAANLSRIADLFVLDAFGTAHRAHASTVGVTEFIPSVAGPLLLAEVESLGKLMTDPPRPFTVILGGAKVSDKLGVIQNLLPKVDLMLIGGGMCFTLLAAEGYEIGNSLFEEHMVDQVADVLSSGSGDRVRLPSDLVVADRFAEDTSHRVVARSAFPDDWMGLDIGPDTAAEFARVIAGSGSVFWNGPMGVFEWEAFRHGTETVARALADHDGFSVVGGGDSVAALRMLGLEDGVSHLSTGGGAGLEMLEGVELPGLQALKRWKDES
- the secG gene encoding preprotein translocase subunit SecG codes for the protein MTIFVVVVHVIVSLALIAMILLHAGRGGGVSDMFGGGFAPQSLGGSTVVERNLDRLTVIIGVVFAITTMLLAWLLG
- a CDS encoding site-specific integrase; the encoded protein is MTGSDGIRPPGPNPPTSRRARKPVAQRYTWSRQEAEAFLTYLADHRLRALYTLVLTTGLRRSEVLGVSWDRVELQEGHLAVVQALVEVNSRPKLKPFPKTDHSRRRIALDVATTRELRAHRKRQVAERLACGDEYDDHNLVFAEEDGSAIRPSTLSRSFARLASDAGLPDLSPRPFHGLRHTYATLALEAGVPIELLSKRLGHASIATTADLYQHVTKSLDRDAAQAVADLIFGGS
- a CDS encoding ABC transporter substrate-binding protein; its protein translation is MEPTERGPGMRRIIALVIIGLVAIGVAVLWIFIPQLTENNDQASSSTSTTATSKPSTPTAVGSVPTSTTVSLPVPAGGEASLGVVGEPLSLNPLVTGGNAPVVETLTELWTIGLIGLDPKTHDPKPEAAVEIPTLANGGIEVNEDGTMTLRYDLDPAARWENGEAVTGFDVAFTYDLMVDSSLPIRPDLRSLHGLIVPGSVEATASSVTMVLERPTIRFLSLFPILVPVSQVEGTDFGRDWEETTWMSAGPFRFESWEVGRSARFVRNDGYGKVDGLGDPLPYLDAVEVGFFTSDAALLAAFRLRTVDAALIAPDSEVLGELDASPAVDLQVAEGPEYEHIAFQFGQGRFAANPVSMNESPAFREFVARTLDRQAIVSDVFVDRVGVLDTVVGVSWPAASSSGWAAYAVDEEQQADLLATAQQDLSREDAAVAFSTSASLERTQITGALLQRLAGAGLSVDIELLEVGEFFRDRVLPGEFDIGEWAWRATPGPVGAVVDLQDRFLTLPENDGYNFYRWGAEGSALSDIAAALQTRIAGLDAILDLEELRAELEAIDAALAEYVVVVPMFAAPNAAAVWVATFEGFDHVGAFPDTWNAALWHRSGG
- the gpmA gene encoding 2,3-diphosphoglycerate-dependent phosphoglycerate mutase, whose product is MSRNATLALLRHGQSTWNLENRFTGWTDVGLTEQGRQEAVEAGRLMSEAGLAFDVVHTSVQIRAISTANLTLEEMGLLWLPVKRHWRLNERHYGALQGLNKKETAERHGKEQVFEWRRSYDVPPPALDLDDERHPIHDRRYARLAPDLLPATECLKDVVARMLPYWHDQIVPDLRDGKRVLVAAHGNSLRALVKHLDGVSDEEIPMLNIPTGIPLVYELDADLARINSGYLGDPEAAARAAEAVAKQAG
- a CDS encoding helix-turn-helix domain-containing protein; the protein is METLDQLLTVQQLADYLGVPVATLYQWRWRGEGPPGFRVGRHVRYRWGDIKDWVDRQLQDLKQ
- the tpiA gene encoding triose-phosphate isomerase, with the translated sequence MSRKDLIAGNWKMHSNHLEAIQMVQKLHYRLDVADFERVDVVIAPPFTSLRSVQTVIEADQMQFGLAAQNVHWEDKGAFTGEIAPSMLVKLRVGYVIVGHSERRQLFGETDGTVNKKVKAVLAAGMVPIMCVGETLEQREAGETAEFVAGQVVNGLAGLDAAQVGGLVLAYEPIWAIGTGRTASDEDAAETIGHIRTTVSGKYGNASEDLRILYGGSVNPGNIAGLMAKRDIDGALVGGASLDPDTFASVVRYWV
- the mobF gene encoding MobF family relaxase, with amino-acid sequence MSLAKAAKDYYLRKLGEISPGEDYYLRGGTATGRWRGNGAAELGLSGSVSAEGLVRLFDGQHPATGERLGRSLRRDGVAAWDVTFSADKSVSLLWALGDEQTRQQVLEAFEEATSQALGYLESVASSTRGASRTPVLDDNGHPVLNENGSPRFRVVTWPIPTSGYVAASFTEFTSRADDPQLHTHVVVANKVKGTDGVWRTVDGRLLYRYQLAAGYLHEAVLRRELTQRLGVCWQPVSNGMADIEGFTRPQIEAFSRRRHQLETWRQEQGLPGTAAARQVAVLATRAPKRDHPLTDLEVEWLERAVEVGLTPNQITRLMGASREVTPIDTEVLFDRLASAEGLTERVSTFGRAEVVKEVAAALPEGGTRNQIEHLAETFLRTREVVPLLPTHIAEQAEELDGPIDVERDRLDVLTEAEATGRMMRRRDGTLFPGISHEHRYTTTELLVTEQRIIEQAISGVGAGRWTAPHRLVEGRLRRHRHLTDGQREMVRRFATSTNTIDIGIGPAGTGKTAVMEVIGQLATITGTPILGGALAGRTAAGLQAATGIPSVTLTRLIGESKDHGLPHGAIVVIDEAGMVGTRQLASIADLVEQAEGKLILIGDDRQLPEIDAGGLFRVLANRLPAVELTDNIRQQHEWERAALTELRDGSTDQAIEAYRQRGRVIIGQNQDDTTGRAVTDWYRHVTATGDLTSGLLITHNNNTVTELNERARTQLAASNRLHGPALEVGERVFQAGDRILCRQNQTRLGVLNGDLATVVSADPNHGTLTVQLDRDPETRNLPAWYLDQGHVEYGYALTGHKAQGVTTGRTFVLIDGTTDREWAYVAMSRGRQTNTLYLTNVGPADEQCTHLTHTGHHDALERLTATLKRGSTQSAAIDHVGPTLTDDVDPLGPPPPSRDVAARVAWQIAKRQTERNETERQTPGLDLAVGR